From Dietzia sp. ANT_WB102, a single genomic window includes:
- the mce gene encoding methylmalonyl-CoA epimerase → MTTTPAGQPLLPSELVVAIDHVGVAVPDFDAAIAWYRDNLGMENLHEEVNEEQGVREAMLGSPGRPEGSALLQVLAPLDESSTIAKFIDRNGPGIQQMAVRVTDIDAIVAHLTGRGVRVLYPAPKTGTANSRINFVHPKDAGGVLLELVEPSDAQA, encoded by the coding sequence ATGACCACTACCCCAGCCGGCCAGCCCCTTCTGCCCTCCGAACTCGTCGTGGCGATCGACCACGTCGGAGTCGCGGTCCCTGACTTCGACGCCGCGATCGCGTGGTACCGGGACAACCTGGGAATGGAGAACCTCCACGAGGAGGTCAATGAGGAACAGGGCGTCCGCGAGGCCATGCTCGGCTCCCCCGGCCGCCCGGAGGGTAGCGCTCTCCTCCAGGTTCTCGCGCCCCTCGACGAGTCCTCCACCATCGCTAAGTTCATCGACCGCAACGGCCCTGGCATCCAGCAGATGGCCGTCCGCGTCACCGACATCGATGCGATCGTCGCTCACCTCACCGGCCGGGGCGTCAGGGTTCTCTACCCGGCTCCCAAGACGGGCACCGCGAACTCTCGAATCAACTTCGTCCATCCCAAGGACGCGGGCGGCGTACTCCTAGAGTTGGTCGAACCCTCCGACGCTCAGGCCTAG
- a CDS encoding acetyl-CoA C-acetyltransferase, with protein MTADPTRTVIVSGARTPFGRLQGGLSSLTAPELGGIAIRGALERGGVSPEAVDQVIMGQVLAAGNGQMPARQASLAGGIPARVDALSINKMCLSGMTAIALADQAIRSGYSEVVVAGGQESMSQAPHLLPKSRAGYKYGSIEVLDHMAYDGLHDVPTDQPMGALTEARNVELEITREHQDEFAATSHQRAAAAAAEGRFADEIVPVTVKGRKGDTVVENDEGVRADSTPESMAKLKPAFAKNGTITAGSSSQISDGASAVIVTSAARAEAEGWPVLAEIVAYGTVAGPDSTLQHQPADAVLDACKRAGVEVSDIDLFEFNEAFASVGLHSTRMLGLSPDKVNVNGGAISIGHPIGVSGTRVVLTLALELARRGGGLGAAALCGGGGQGDAMIIRVPAAG; from the coding sequence ATGACCGCCGACCCCACCCGTACCGTCATCGTCTCCGGTGCCCGCACCCCCTTCGGCCGCCTGCAGGGCGGGTTGTCCTCACTGACCGCTCCGGAGCTGGGCGGCATCGCGATCCGTGGAGCCCTCGAACGGGGAGGGGTGTCCCCGGAGGCTGTCGACCAGGTGATCATGGGGCAGGTGCTCGCGGCCGGGAACGGCCAGATGCCCGCCCGTCAGGCTTCGCTGGCCGGCGGGATCCCGGCGCGCGTCGACGCGCTGAGCATCAACAAGATGTGCCTGTCCGGGATGACCGCGATCGCATTGGCGGATCAGGCTATCCGCTCCGGGTACTCCGAGGTCGTCGTCGCCGGCGGTCAGGAGTCGATGTCCCAGGCTCCCCACCTGTTGCCCAAGAGCCGTGCCGGGTATAAGTACGGCTCGATCGAGGTCCTTGACCACATGGCGTACGACGGCCTCCACGATGTTCCGACCGACCAGCCGATGGGTGCGCTCACCGAGGCGCGCAACGTTGAACTGGAGATCACCCGTGAGCACCAGGACGAGTTCGCGGCAACCTCGCACCAGCGGGCGGCGGCCGCCGCCGCAGAGGGGCGTTTTGCCGACGAGATCGTGCCCGTGACGGTCAAGGGCCGCAAGGGCGACACCGTCGTGGAGAACGACGAGGGCGTGCGCGCCGACTCGACCCCCGAGTCAATGGCGAAGCTGAAGCCGGCGTTCGCCAAGAACGGGACCATCACCGCCGGATCCTCGTCCCAGATCTCCGACGGCGCATCCGCCGTCATCGTCACCTCCGCCGCGCGCGCCGAGGCAGAGGGCTGGCCGGTGCTCGCTGAGATCGTCGCGTACGGCACTGTCGCCGGCCCGGATTCGACGCTGCAGCACCAGCCCGCCGATGCGGTGCTGGACGCATGCAAGCGGGCGGGCGTCGAGGTTTCCGACATCGACCTGTTCGAGTTCAACGAGGCATTCGCCTCGGTCGGGCTGCATTCGACCCGCATGCTCGGCCTGAGCCCGGACAAGGTCAACGTCAACGGTGGCGCGATCTCGATCGGACACCCGATCGGGGTGTCCGGCACCCGAGTCGTTCTGACCCTGGCCCTCGAGCTCGCGCGCCGTGGCGGAGGACTCGGAGCGGCCGCACTCTGTGGTGGTGGCGGTCAGGGCGACGCCATGATCATCCGGGTGCCCGCAGCCGGCTGA